The proteins below come from a single Cottoperca gobio chromosome 11, fCotGob3.1, whole genome shotgun sequence genomic window:
- the trappc3 gene encoding trafficking protein particle complex subunit 3 encodes MSRQSNRTTDSKKMNSELFTLTYGALVTQLCKDYENDEEVNKQLDKMGYNIGVRLIEDFLARSSIGRCQDFRETADVIAKVAFKMYLGTTPSVSNWSPAGDEFSLILENNPLVDFVELPDNHSMLVYSNLLCGVLRGALEMVQMAVDVKFAQDTLRGDNVTEIRMKFIKRIEENLPAGDE; translated from the exons ATGTCCAGGCAATCCAACCGAACAACAGACAGCAAGAAGATG AACTCTGAGCTGTTCACTCTGACTTACGGGGCCCTGGTCACCCAGCTCTGTAAAGACTACGAGAATGACGAGGAAGTCAATAAACAACTGGACAAGAT GGGTTATAACATCGGCGTGCGTCTGATCGAGGACTTCCTGGCGCGCTCCAGCATCGGCAGGTGTCAGGATTTCCGAGAAACTGCCGATGTCATCGCTAAG GTTGCATTTAAGATGTATCTGGGAACCACCCCCAGTGTGTCCAACTGGAGCCCGGCAGGAGATGAATTCTCCCTCATCCTTGAGAACAACCCGCTGGTAGACTTTGTGGAGCTGCCGGATAACCACAGCATGCTGGTCTACTCCAACCTGCTGTGTGGCGTCCTCAGAGGAGCCTTAGAGATG GTCCAGATGGCCGTGGATGTAAAGTTTGCTCAGGACACTCTGAGAGGGGACAATGTGACAGAAATCCGCATGAAGTTTATCAAGAGGATCGAAGAAAATCTCCCAGCAGGAGACGAGTGA
- the smap2 gene encoding stromal membrane-associated protein 2 translates to MMTGKSVKDVDRYQAVLNSLLALEDNKYCADCESKGPRWASWNLGIFICIRCAGIHRNLGVHISKVKSVNLDQWTQVQVQCVQEMGNAKAKRLYEAFLPECFHRPETDQSAEMFIRDKYDKKKYIDRVIDIQMLRKEKSCDNIPKEPVVFEKMKLKKDVSPKTDSQSVTDLLGLDTPAPSPAVSNGGGCISDSNGSPAVSNTALAHSALDLFSSLPALSSFSSKRNTPVSSSMPQSRVTASVPENLSLFLDRTPKAEGGTVRKLSKDSILSLYASTPSVLSSSMSTHGLYMNQMGYPTHPYGSYHSLAQAGGMGSAMMTPNMAMMGQQQSGLMGQQNGLMGAQGVMAQPSGAMVSPYMTGMTQGMMGQQQSGMMVQQQSGMMVQQQSGMMVRQQSGMMGQQQRGMVGPQQNSMMGQQQSGMIGQQQVGGLPHQQAQHAQQLQWNITQGSVAGMNVCNTNGVMGYSSQQTGASTTQSSAHMTAHVWK, encoded by the exons ATGATGACGGGCAAATCTGTGAAAGACGTTGACAGATACCAGGCTGTTCTCAACTCTTTACTGGCGCTGGAAGATAATAAATACTGCGCTGACTGCGAATCAAAAG GTCCAAGATGGGCGTCCTGGAATTTGGGCATCTTCATTTGTATCCGTTGTGCTGGTATCCATCGAAACCTGGGCGTCCACATCTCCAAGGTCAAGTCTGTCAATCTGGACCAGTGGACACAGGTGCAGGtccag TGTGTTCAGGAGATGGGAAACGCCAAAGCCAAACGTCTCTACGAGGCTTTCTTACCCGAGTGCTTCCATCGCCCTGAGACGGACCAGTCTGCAGAGATGTTCATCAGGGACAAGTACGACAAGAAGAAGTACATTGATAGGGTCATTGACATCCAGATGCTCAGG aaagaaaagagctgCGACAATATACCCAAGGAACCAGTTGTGTTTGAGAAGATGAAATTG AAAAAAGACGTCAGCCCCAAAACAGATTCCCAGTCTGTTACAGACCTGCTTGGATTAG ATACCCCTGCTCCAAGTCCTGCCGTGTCTAATGGCGGAGGATGTATTTCAGACAGTAATGGGAGCCCAGCAGTGTCCAATACAGCTCTGGCGCACTCTGCACTCGATCTCTTCAGCTCCCTGCCAGCactctcctctttttcctctaAAAGAAACACG cCTGTTTCCAGCTCCATGCCTCAGAGCAGAGTGACCGCTTCGGTGCCTGAAAACCTCAGTCTGTTCCTGGATCGGACACCAAAAGCAGAAGGGGGCACTGTTAGGAAACTGTCCAAGGACTCTATTCTCTCCCTGTACGCCTCCACCCCCTCAGTTCTCTCCAGCAGTATGTCTACTCACG GCTTGTACATGAACCAAATGGGATACCCGACGCACCCATACGGATCGTACCATTCTTTAGCCCAGGCAGGTGGAATGGGCAGCGCCATGATGACACCAAACATGGCCATGATGGGACAGCAACAGAGCGGCCTGATGGGACAGCAGAATGGCTTGATGGGTGCCCAGGGTGTCATGGCACAGCCTAGTGGCGCTATGGTGTCACCCTACATGACAGGGATGACCCAGGGCATGATGGGACAGCAGCAAAGCGGAATGATGGTGCAACAGCAGAGTGGGATGATGGTACAGCAGCAGAGTGGGATGATGGTACGGCAGCAGAGTGGGATGATGGGACAACAACAGAGGGGGATGGTGGGGCCGCAGCAGAATAGCATGATGGGACAACAACAGAGTGGGATGATTGGACAGCAGCAGGTTGGAGGTTTACCTCATCAGCAGGCGCAACATGCCCAGCAGCTACAGTGGAACATtacccag GGCAGCGTGGCCGGCATGAATGTCTGTAACACCAACGGTGTGATGGGATACAGCAGTCAACAAACGGGAGCCTCGACAACTCAAAGCTCAGCGCACATGACAGCACATGTTTGGAAATAA